The following are from one region of the Hymenobacter radiodurans genome:
- a CDS encoding glycoside hydrolase family 28 protein has product MIKRLALFSLLTLPTLAAAQTSFTPNLPPVKTTSFRADTFSIAKYGAVADGVISNTAALQQAIDACGQKGGGVVLVPRGHWRTGPIELRSNVNLHIAEGALVQFSDKMADYKLIKTNWEGLAAVRNQPQIYGKNLENVAVTGKGIVDGAGEAWYMVQKGRSTESEWKQLVASGGVLNEKQDRWYPSPQSLKGTMVKEAGVLSEEKSEIKDFEEIKDYLRPDMLVLDHCKRLLLEGVTFQNSPAWTLHPMMSEDVIVRNVTVFNGPYTPNTDALDLESCKNGLVEGSTFDVGDDAICIKSGRNEQGRQRAMPTENFIIRNCKVYRAHGGFVIGSEMSGGARNIYVSNLTFIGTDIGLRFKTTRGRGGVVENIFIENVDMKDIPGEAILFDMYYMIKDPTPQVAGSKERPVSPAKPVDEGTPQFRKIQIRNVTCNGAKTGIMVRGLPEMSIKDISIENAVLQSQQGLVCIEADNIQLRNVTLLTQKTDPVMEVHNSQNITLDNIKYAPQAAVLLRVSGADKAKNVRLTNTDVSKAKLGVEFGEKVKKKAVVVSKK; this is encoded by the coding sequence ATGATAAAACGCCTCGCTCTTTTTAGCCTGCTGACGCTGCCCACGCTGGCTGCTGCCCAAACTTCTTTTACGCCAAATTTGCCCCCCGTCAAAACCACGTCCTTCCGGGCCGACACGTTTTCGATTGCTAAGTATGGCGCGGTGGCCGACGGGGTAATTTCCAACACTGCGGCCCTGCAGCAAGCGATTGACGCCTGTGGCCAAAAGGGTGGGGGCGTAGTTCTGGTACCGCGCGGACATTGGCGCACGGGTCCCATTGAGTTGCGCAGTAACGTGAACCTGCACATTGCCGAAGGAGCATTGGTGCAGTTCAGCGATAAGATGGCTGACTACAAGCTGATCAAAACTAACTGGGAAGGTTTGGCCGCGGTGCGCAATCAGCCGCAGATTTATGGCAAAAACCTCGAAAACGTAGCCGTTACCGGCAAAGGCATTGTGGATGGCGCGGGCGAAGCGTGGTACATGGTGCAGAAAGGTCGCTCCACGGAGTCGGAGTGGAAGCAGCTGGTAGCGTCGGGCGGTGTGCTTAACGAGAAGCAGGATCGGTGGTATCCTTCGCCACAAAGCCTGAAGGGTACCATGGTAAAAGAGGCTGGTGTACTCAGCGAAGAGAAATCCGAAATCAAGGATTTTGAGGAAATAAAGGACTATCTGCGCCCCGATATGCTGGTGCTCGACCACTGCAAACGGCTACTACTGGAAGGCGTGACGTTTCAGAATTCGCCAGCCTGGACCCTGCACCCCATGATGAGCGAAGATGTAATCGTACGTAATGTGACGGTGTTTAACGGCCCCTACACGCCCAATACCGATGCACTGGATTTGGAGTCCTGCAAAAATGGGTTGGTGGAAGGCTCCACGTTTGATGTAGGCGACGATGCGATTTGTATCAAATCGGGGCGCAATGAGCAGGGGCGGCAGCGGGCCATGCCCACAGAGAATTTTATCATCCGCAACTGCAAAGTGTACCGGGCCCACGGCGGCTTTGTGATTGGCTCCGAAATGTCGGGCGGAGCGCGCAATATCTATGTCTCCAACCTCACATTCATCGGCACCGATATTGGCTTGCGTTTCAAAACGACGCGGGGCCGGGGCGGCGTAGTGGAGAATATCTTCATCGAAAACGTGGACATGAAAGACATTCCCGGCGAGGCTATTCTGTTCGACATGTACTACATGATCAAGGACCCCACGCCGCAGGTAGCAGGCTCCAAAGAACGGCCCGTTTCACCGGCCAAGCCGGTGGATGAAGGTACCCCGCAATTCCGCAAAATTCAGATTCGCAACGTGACCTGCAACGGCGCCAAAACCGGTATCATGGTGCGTGGCTTGCCCGAGATGAGCATCAAAGACATCAGCATCGAAAACGCGGTGCTGCAAAGTCAGCAGGGCTTGGTGTGCATTGAGGCAGACAATATTCAGTTGCGCAACGTGACGTTGCTAACGCAGAAAACCGACCCGGTAATGGAAGTGCACAACAGCCAGAATATCACCCTCGATAACATCAAATATGCCCCCCAGGCGGCCGTGCTCCTGCGCGTATCTGGTGCGGACAAAGCCAAGAATGTGCGGCTTACTAATACAGATGTCTCGAAGGCGAAACTAGGTGTGGAGTTTGGCGAAAAGGTGAAGAAGAAAGCTGTGGTCGTCTCCAAAAAGTAA
- a CDS encoding rhamnogalacturonan lyase family protein: MRFASCNGYAFYERRAGQEKSPQTAQRQLEKLGRGIVAVKLDESKVFVSWRLLATDNPEVGFNLFRKTADGETVKLNTTPITESTNWVDETAAGIQDATYFVRAVRNGGPGHGEESSNPETTGVWGQQFMRLPLQRPAGGTNPNGATYTYSPGDCSVGDMDGDGTYEIVVKWDPSNQQDNSLSGFTGNVILDAYKLNGERLWRIDLGKNIRAGAHYTQFMVYDLDGDGKAEVACKTADGTIDGTGQVLGDASADHRNTAGYILRGPEFLTVFNGLTGAAYPSVRYLPQRHPTVGDNPTPAQINTIWGDNYGNRIDRFLAAVAYLDGVNPSLVMCRGYYTRTVLVAWDFKNGQLTERWTFDSNDGTPGNLAYRGQGYHSLAVADVDEDGKDEIVYGACAIDDDGKGLYTTGRGHGDAMHVSDLDPDRPGLEIFSVHETQSQYGSAPNDFRDARTGTLIWGAPGPNQGDVGRGVTMDVDPRTLGTESWSTRGGLYSAKGVQISTVKPNSINFGVWWDGDLLREQLNGTDINKWDWLNSRTNSLLPAATLGAGSNNGTKATPNLSADLFGDWREEVIWRNTNNEELLIFTTTIPSTYRLTTLMHDPVYRLSIAWQNVGYNQPPHPGFYLGDGMTLASVSSPVGEKAATSATVYPNPTTSSFHINAPGAFTYEVYNNFGQVVEQGAGEPANTIGASLKAGLYTVKVHSTEGVQTIQVSKE, encoded by the coding sequence TTGCGCTTTGCTAGCTGCAACGGGTACGCCTTTTATGAGCGCCGCGCAGGGCAAGAAAAAAGCCCCCAGACCGCCCAGCGCCAGCTTGAAAAGCTCGGGCGCGGCATTGTGGCCGTCAAGCTCGACGAGAGCAAAGTATTCGTGAGCTGGCGCCTGCTGGCCACCGATAATCCGGAAGTCGGCTTTAACCTGTTTCGCAAAACGGCCGACGGCGAAACGGTTAAGCTGAACACCACTCCCATTACGGAGAGCACCAACTGGGTAGACGAAACTGCGGCCGGCATCCAGGACGCAACGTACTTTGTGCGCGCCGTGCGCAACGGCGGACCAGGACACGGCGAGGAATCCTCGAACCCGGAAACCACCGGAGTGTGGGGCCAGCAGTTTATGCGCTTGCCTTTGCAGCGCCCGGCCGGGGGCACCAACCCCAACGGCGCAACCTACACGTATAGTCCCGGCGACTGCTCGGTGGGTGATATGGACGGCGACGGCACCTACGAAATTGTGGTGAAGTGGGACCCCTCCAATCAGCAAGACAACTCGCTGAGCGGCTTTACCGGCAACGTCATTCTGGACGCCTACAAGCTCAACGGCGAGCGGCTGTGGCGCATCGATCTGGGTAAGAACATCCGGGCCGGCGCGCACTACACGCAGTTTATGGTGTACGATCTGGACGGCGACGGCAAGGCAGAAGTGGCTTGCAAAACGGCGGATGGCACCATCGACGGCACGGGTCAGGTGTTGGGCGACGCCAGCGCTGACCATCGTAACACGGCTGGTTATATTCTGCGCGGGCCGGAGTTCCTGACGGTGTTTAATGGCCTGACGGGCGCGGCCTACCCCAGCGTACGCTACCTGCCCCAGCGCCATCCCACGGTGGGCGACAACCCCACACCAGCCCAAATCAATACCATCTGGGGCGACAATTACGGTAACCGAATCGACCGTTTCCTGGCTGCCGTGGCTTACCTCGACGGTGTAAACCCCAGCCTAGTAATGTGCCGCGGCTACTATACGCGCACCGTGCTGGTGGCTTGGGACTTCAAGAACGGACAGCTCACCGAGCGCTGGACCTTCGACAGCAACGACGGCACTCCCGGCAACCTAGCCTACCGCGGTCAGGGCTATCATAGCCTGGCCGTTGCGGACGTAGACGAAGACGGCAAAGATGAAATCGTGTACGGCGCCTGCGCTATCGACGACGACGGCAAAGGCTTGTACACCACCGGCCGCGGCCACGGCGACGCCATGCACGTATCGGACCTGGACCCAGACCGGCCGGGCCTGGAAATATTCTCTGTGCACGAAACCCAGTCCCAATATGGCTCGGCGCCCAATGACTTCCGTGATGCGCGCACTGGCACTCTAATTTGGGGCGCACCGGGCCCGAACCAGGGTGATGTAGGCCGGGGCGTAACGATGGACGTGGATCCTCGCACGTTGGGCACCGAATCGTGGAGCACCCGCGGCGGGCTGTACTCGGCCAAAGGGGTTCAGATTTCGACCGTTAAGCCCAACAGCATCAACTTCGGCGTGTGGTGGGATGGCGACTTGCTGCGCGAACAGCTCAATGGCACTGATATCAACAAATGGGACTGGCTGAACAGCCGTACCAACTCTTTGCTACCCGCTGCTACGCTTGGCGCCGGCTCAAATAATGGCACAAAGGCAACGCCTAACCTGAGCGCCGACTTGTTTGGCGACTGGCGGGAGGAAGTAATCTGGCGCAACACCAACAACGAGGAGCTGCTGATTTTTACGACCACGATTCCTTCCACCTACCGCCTCACCACGCTCATGCACGACCCCGTGTACCGCCTAAGCATTGCGTGGCAGAACGTGGGCTACAACCAGCCGCCGCACCCTGGCTTCTACCTGGGCGATGGCATGACGCTGGCCAGCGTCAGCAGTCCGGTAGGGGAAAAAGCGGCTACCTCAGCCACCGTATATCCTAACCCCACCACTAGCTCGTTCCACATCAACGCCCCTGGTGCATTCACCTACGAAGTGTACAACAACTTCGGACAAGTAGTAGAGCAAGGCGCGGGCGAGCCGGCGAATACAATTGGGGCCAGCTTGAAGGCAGGCTTGTACACGGTAAAAGTGCACTCCACCGAAGGCGTGCAAACCATCCAAGTATCCAAGGAATAA
- a CDS encoding glycoside hydrolase family 2 protein, whose amino-acid sequence MQVPSCWEQQGFGSYNYGRDYKTYGKNFRFADEKGLYKHTFQVPAEWRDREVFIVFEGSMTDTEVKINGQLAGPIHQGAFYRFKYNLSDKLNFDKPNVLEVTVSKMSADASVNNAERLADYWIFGGIFRPVYLEAFPKQFAPQLAIDARADGSFKMNVALKGLRQATDVQADIVNAQGAVVGTARGQANAQDTLVQLKTTVSKPLLWTSETPNMYRVNVSMQAGGQKLYQTSERFGFRTIEIRRGKGVYVNSTQVKFKGINRHSWWPETGRTLNDSIHLMDVQLMKEMNMNAVRMSHYPPDAKFLDLCDSLGLYVLDELAGWQKAYSTPAGAKLVKEMVQKDVNHPSIIFWSNGNEGGHNKELDDDYGQYDLSKRPVIHAHHRPGNQHNGIDCNHYENYYSSQKILADSLIYMPTEFLHAQDDGGAAVGLHDFWELHWASQRSAGAFCGPWSMKESCAPTSAISST is encoded by the coding sequence ATTCAGGTTCCGTCGTGCTGGGAGCAGCAGGGTTTTGGCAGCTACAACTACGGCCGCGACTACAAAACCTACGGCAAAAACTTCCGCTTCGCCGACGAGAAAGGCCTATACAAGCACACCTTCCAGGTGCCCGCCGAGTGGCGCGACCGGGAGGTATTTATCGTGTTTGAGGGCTCCATGACGGATACCGAAGTCAAAATAAACGGGCAACTGGCCGGTCCGATTCATCAGGGGGCTTTTTACCGTTTCAAATACAACCTCTCCGACAAGCTGAACTTCGACAAGCCCAACGTGCTGGAAGTGACGGTGAGCAAGATGTCGGCCGACGCTTCCGTGAACAACGCCGAGCGCTTGGCCGACTACTGGATTTTCGGTGGCATTTTCCGGCCCGTGTATCTCGAAGCTTTCCCCAAGCAATTTGCCCCCCAGCTAGCCATTGATGCCCGCGCCGACGGCTCGTTTAAGATGAACGTAGCCCTGAAGGGTCTGCGCCAAGCTACCGACGTGCAGGCCGACATCGTGAATGCGCAGGGCGCAGTAGTAGGTACGGCGCGGGGCCAAGCCAACGCCCAGGATACGCTGGTACAGCTCAAAACTACGGTCAGCAAGCCGCTGCTCTGGACCTCCGAAACCCCGAATATGTACCGCGTAAACGTGAGCATGCAGGCTGGGGGGCAAAAGCTGTATCAAACCTCCGAGCGCTTTGGCTTTCGCACCATCGAGATTCGTCGGGGCAAAGGCGTGTATGTAAACAGCACGCAAGTCAAATTCAAAGGCATCAACCGCCACAGCTGGTGGCCCGAAACTGGCCGCACACTCAATGACTCCATTCACCTAATGGATGTGCAGCTGATGAAGGAGATGAATATGAACGCCGTGCGCATGTCGCACTACCCGCCCGACGCTAAGTTCCTGGACCTCTGCGACTCGCTGGGCCTGTACGTACTCGACGAGCTGGCCGGCTGGCAGAAAGCGTATAGCACGCCCGCCGGCGCCAAGCTGGTGAAGGAGATGGTGCAAAAGGATGTGAACCATCCCAGCATCATCTTCTGGAGCAACGGCAACGAAGGCGGCCACAACAAAGAGCTGGACGACGACTACGGCCAGTACGACCTCTCCAAACGCCCCGTTATTCACGCCCACCACCGCCCCGGCAACCAGCACAACGGCATCGACTGCAACCACTACGAGAACTACTACAGCTCGCAGAAAATCCTGGCAGACTCGCTGATTTACATGCCCACCGAGTTTCTACACGCCCAGGACGACGGCGGCGCGGCTGTGGGTCTGCACGACTTCTGGGAGTTGCACTGGGCGTCCCAACGCTCGGCGGGGGCTTTTTGTGGGCCTTGGTCGATGAAGGAATCGTGCGCACCGACCAGCGCAATATCATCGACGTGA
- a CDS encoding beta-galactosidase small subunit-related protein gives MVDEGIVRTDQRNIIDVNGVNAPDGVVGPHREKEGSFFAIREIFSPIKIDLKELPTKFNGTVDVENRYHFNNLSQCFFQWELVNYRLPGETFTGSTTMKKSRVDSPKVFPLAKGKLKLGLPKDWKNYDALVLSAFDPQKNLVYKWTWSTGGNKQLLRNVLTLQDKEKQPIETNETDSTLTLKASNITVTFNKTNGHITGLKGNSGDKLSFGNGPILAAGQAKFTGLRRRTEADGEVIEASYQGDLKTVRWKMYGSGWLQLDYEYALQGDFPFTGLSFTYPENFVIGAKWLGKGPYRVWKNRLQGVNTDVWENAYNNTHTGAAPWIYPEFKGYFADIAWLEMNTVEGKFLVASPEKGLFVRLFDFYGLSGVKSSPDLPGGNLSFLDAIPPLGTKLALNIDANTKNLGPNSELNHLNGSTKRTLYFFFGLPKTTGTPQPYTVPAKNDLF, from the coding sequence TTGGTCGATGAAGGAATCGTGCGCACCGACCAGCGCAATATCATCGACGTGAACGGCGTAAACGCCCCCGATGGCGTGGTGGGTCCGCACCGCGAAAAGGAAGGCAGCTTCTTTGCTATCCGCGAGATTTTCTCGCCCATCAAGATTGATCTGAAGGAGCTGCCGACCAAGTTTAACGGCACCGTGGACGTAGAAAATCGCTACCATTTCAACAACCTTAGCCAGTGCTTTTTCCAGTGGGAATTGGTGAACTACCGCCTGCCCGGCGAGACTTTCACGGGGTCTACCACCATGAAGAAAAGCCGGGTTGACAGCCCCAAGGTTTTTCCATTGGCAAAAGGCAAACTGAAGCTTGGCTTGCCTAAAGACTGGAAAAACTACGATGCTCTGGTGCTCTCCGCCTTCGACCCACAAAAGAACTTGGTGTATAAATGGACGTGGTCGACGGGGGGTAATAAACAGCTACTGCGCAACGTATTGACGCTTCAGGACAAGGAGAAGCAACCCATTGAGACGAACGAAACCGACAGCACCCTCACGCTCAAGGCCAGCAACATCACCGTCACGTTCAACAAAACCAACGGTCACATCACTGGCCTGAAAGGCAACAGCGGCGACAAGCTTTCCTTCGGCAACGGCCCCATTTTAGCTGCCGGTCAAGCCAAGTTCACGGGTCTGCGGCGCCGCACTGAGGCCGACGGCGAAGTAATTGAGGCCAGCTATCAGGGCGACTTGAAAACCGTGCGCTGGAAAATGTACGGCAGCGGTTGGCTCCAGCTCGATTACGAGTACGCACTGCAAGGCGATTTCCCCTTCACCGGCCTGAGCTTCACCTACCCCGAAAACTTCGTAATTGGGGCCAAATGGCTGGGTAAAGGTCCCTACCGCGTCTGGAAAAACCGCCTGCAAGGCGTAAACACCGACGTGTGGGAAAACGCCTACAATAACACCCACACCGGCGCTGCCCCCTGGATTTACCCTGAGTTTAAAGGCTACTTCGCCGACATTGCTTGGCTGGAAATGAACACCGTGGAAGGCAAGTTCCTGGTTGCCAGTCCCGAAAAAGGCCTGTTCGTGCGCCTCTTCGATTTCTACGGCCTCTCCGGCGTCAAGTCCAGCCCCGATCTGCCGGGGGGCAATTTATCCTTCCTCGACGCCATTCCGCCCCTAGGCACTAAGCTCGCCTTGAACATTGACGCCAACACGAAAAACCTGGGACCCAACAGCGAGCTCAACCACCTCAACGGCTCCACCAAACGCACGCTTTATTTCTTCTTCGGCCTGCCCAAAACAACCGGCACGCCCCAGCCCTACACCGTCCCCGCCAAGAACGATTTGTTTTAA
- a CDS encoding glycoside hydrolase family 88/105 protein, translating into MKKNLLLSLLFLLLCPAVFAQNKPAALSQRMVDSFIKRYPDSLGLEQNKVARWGYEQGLMLKAIERVWERTGERKYLDYIVRIMDYSIGEDGSIQRYKYEDFNLDNINTGRILLTLSQQPGLQQEKYRKAAQRLHQQLDAQPRTKAGGYWHKQRYTNQMWLDGLYMAEPFSAEYSKLFKQPKGFDEVAKQFALIEKNLVDPKTGLLYHGYDESRTEQWANKQTGLSPNFWGRGMGWYAMALVDVLDYFPKDHPERTKLIKYLQRLAPVLAKYQDPKTGAWWQVSDQGTRAGNYVEASASCMFVYALAKGARLGYLDKSYQKVADKGYQGILKQFVQTEPDGLLTLNGTVSVGGLGGKPYRDGSYEYYLSEPIQKNDFKGVGPFIMASVEMEMVK; encoded by the coding sequence ATGAAAAAAAACCTGCTGCTTTCGCTGTTGTTTCTGCTGCTCTGCCCAGCGGTTTTTGCCCAGAATAAGCCTGCCGCGTTGTCGCAGCGCATGGTGGATTCGTTTATCAAGCGCTACCCCGATTCGCTGGGGCTGGAGCAGAATAAAGTGGCCCGCTGGGGCTACGAGCAGGGCCTGATGCTGAAGGCCATCGAACGCGTGTGGGAGCGCACTGGCGAGCGAAAATACCTCGACTACATTGTGCGCATCATGGACTACTCCATTGGCGAGGACGGCTCGATTCAGCGTTACAAATACGAGGATTTTAACCTTGATAATATCAACACCGGCCGCATATTGCTTACGCTAAGTCAGCAGCCGGGCTTACAACAGGAGAAGTACCGCAAGGCCGCCCAGCGTCTGCATCAGCAGCTCGACGCGCAGCCGCGTACAAAGGCCGGCGGTTACTGGCATAAGCAGCGCTATACTAACCAGATGTGGCTGGATGGCTTATACATGGCAGAGCCTTTTTCTGCTGAGTACAGTAAGCTATTTAAGCAGCCAAAAGGATTTGATGAAGTAGCCAAACAGTTTGCGCTAATCGAGAAAAACCTGGTCGATCCGAAGACTGGGCTGCTTTACCACGGCTACGATGAGAGCCGCACGGAACAATGGGCCAATAAGCAAACTGGCTTGTCGCCCAACTTTTGGGGGCGCGGTATGGGGTGGTATGCAATGGCGCTGGTAGATGTGCTCGACTACTTTCCCAAAGACCATCCCGAGCGGACCAAGCTCATTAAGTATCTGCAACGGTTGGCTCCCGTGCTGGCGAAGTATCAGGACCCCAAAACCGGTGCGTGGTGGCAAGTGTCCGACCAGGGTACTCGGGCGGGCAACTACGTGGAGGCTTCGGCCTCGTGCATGTTTGTGTATGCGCTGGCTAAGGGGGCCCGCCTCGGCTACCTCGATAAATCTTATCAGAAAGTGGCCGACAAAGGCTACCAGGGAATTCTGAAGCAGTTTGTGCAAACGGAACCTGATGGACTGCTGACGCTGAATGGCACGGTGAGCGTAGGTGGTCTGGGGGGCAAACCTTACCGCGACGGCAGCTATGAATACTACCTCAGCGAGCCTATCCAGAAAAATGACTTTAAAGGTGTGGGGCCATTTATCATGGCCAGCGTGGAGATGGAGATGGTGAAGTAG